The Candidatus Methylomirabilota bacterium nucleotide sequence AGCGCCCGCCGGGCCTCAGCGGTGCTCAACTGCTGCTCTGGAATCACCGCCACAACAGTGATTGCTTCGGGAAGAGGGATCCTGACGTACCGGACCTCGCCCCCTGAGAGACAGGAGGCGGTTAATCCTCCGACCAGCGAAGGGGTAATGTTATCTGGATGTCCCTCGAGGGGGAGCGCCAGCTTGAGGATCTCTTGGGGAGATAAGGGACGTCCAGTGAGTTCAGCCGCACCGATAATACCCCCCAGACACGCGGTTCCACTCGAGCCGAGCCCGCGCTTTAGGGGAATCTCGTTCTTGAGATGGACCTTGAGGCCCGGGGGGGTGACCCCGAGATGGACGAACGCCGCTTCAGCGGCCCGCACGACCAGAGATCTTTTCCCTTCCCCCTGCAGGCGTTCCGCGCCTTCCCCCTCGACGGTCAATTCGACCCCCCGAGAGGTCGTCTCCATCTCGATCGTGTTGTACAAGCCCAGGGCCAAGCCCAGGACATCAAAACCCGAGCCTAAATTGGCGGTCGACGCGGGCACCCTGATCGCGATTCTTCGCCCGTTACCCATGAGCGCTTTTCTAACAGAGTCTTATTGGAAAATCAAATACGGGCAGGTTTAGTCCTCATCGAGAAGCCGGCGAAGTGTCGCCTCCATCTCGGCATATCCTCCCTCGCCGATCCGGGTGAAGCGAATGATTCCCTGCTTGTCGATGAGGTGA carries:
- the thrB gene encoding homoserine kinase gives rise to the protein MPASTANLGSGFDVLGLALGLYNTIEMETTSRGVELTVEGEGAERLQGEGKRSLVVRAAEAAFVHLGVTPPGLKVHLKNEIPLKRGLGSSGTACLGGIIGAAELTGRPLSPQEILKLALPLEGHPDNITPSLVGGLTASCLSGGEVRYVRIPLPEAITVVAVIPEQQLSTAEARRALPRQVPFADAVHNVSRVALLVGAMVAGDLSLLDEATRDRLHQPYRAKLLPGMEEVLEVARRGGALAAFLSGAGSTVVALVNQGAETVGAEMAEAWARIGLRAEVKVLAIDREGIQLA